One Prunus dulcis chromosome 8, ALMONDv2, whole genome shotgun sequence DNA window includes the following coding sequences:
- the LOC117638070 gene encoding rDNA transcriptional regulator pol5 — protein MGSKKRSSSSMEAAADAVGDGGVSSLKKSKNGKTKHEIAEAPGPSSTGPTTAKPMERQKKRKALDKGRRYHTEETKPKEAKPITMDIESKTEVPISSSATGVLPEFHVGVFKDLASADGSVREAAAEALAMELVEVQRAYDGLENKELVEGGVKLEAEKDDGLNDCAPSLRYAVRRLIRGVSSSRECARQGFALGLTTLVSTIPSIKVNSLLKLIVDFLEVSSSMKGQEQRDHLLGRLFAYGALARSGRLAEEWVSDRNTPLIKEFTSLLIALASKKRYLQEPSVLVILDLIEKLHSEALLNQVLEAPGLHEWLEGAIEVGNPDALLLALKIREKVSADSARFGRLLPDPFTPNKLFAADHLSSLANCLKESTFCQPRVHNVWPVLVNILLPDRVLQAEDAMSVSNSLKKHKKNRKSSSSDEEIAKNFQCFCEVIIEGSLLPSSHDRKHLAFDVLLLLLPRLPASFIPISLSSKLVQCMIDILSTKDSWLYKVVQHFLKKLSDWVGNDDVRRVSVIVALQKHSNGKFDCITRTKTVKDLMADFRTESGCMLFIQNLLNMFVDESHASEEPSDQSQTTDDNSEIGSVEDKDSVGTMGNSDFLKTWIVESLPGILKNLKLDAEAKFRVQKEILKFLAVQGLFTASLGTELTSFELGEKFRWPKAATSSALCRICIEQLQLLLANAQKGEGPRALPNCLEPNDLGSYFMRFLSTLCNIPSISLFRPLETEEEDTLKKIQGMETSLSREERNCGLSGDAIRLHALRYLLIQLLLELLLRPKEYLDAVSELIICCKKAFPDLLDSPGEDGLDGDDTPAVMDVLVDTLLSLLPQSSAPMRTSIEQVFKSFCDDITDDGLLRMLMVIKKNLKPARHEKKADRDNISDDDNDDDFINIEEDEAIDAETGETGESDEQSDDSEADSEAVDAVEEVIKEIPEASDESDGGWDDDTMFRMNAEFAQMCKAKKNVAGADTAHHQLMLFKLRVLSLLEIYLHENPGKPQVLLVYSNLAQAFIEPSTAESSEQLGQRIWGILQKKIFKAKDYPKGEDVELRTLESLLQKNLKLASKPIKRKKSAANLPKKKQSASWNRPKMISALAQGSTFWILKITEAKGFSETELQGVFDIFQGVLVEYFSSKKSQIKSEFLKEIFRRRPWIGHHLFGFLLEKCGSSKSDFRRVEALDLVSEILKSLGSTDGSGQEALKNIMKSHLQKLCRLVEQLLTNMPEKQSRRAEARKFCIRILQMITTLKLTKSFLKNLAPDAHTKCESQLGGQFINMKKIMNE, from the exons ATGGGCAGTAAAAAGAGAAGCTCCAGTTCCATGGAAGCCGCAGCTGATGCTGTTGGTGATGGTGGTGTTAGTAGTTTAAAGAAATCGAAGAAtggcaaaacaaaacatgagATAGCAGAAGCTCCTGGCCCTTCTTCTACTGGTCCCACTACCGCCAAACCCATGGagagacaaaagaaaagaaaagctttgGACAAAGGGAGACGTTACCACACTGAAGAGACCAAACCCAAAGAAGCCAAGCCGATAACAATGGATATAGAATCGAAAACTGAGGTACCCATTTCATCTTCAGCTACTGGGGTTCTGCCGGAGTTCCATGTGGGTGTGTTTAAAGACTTGGCTTCGGCTGATGGGTCTGTTAGAGAAGCTGCGGCGGAAGCTTTGGCTATGGAGTTGGTGGAAGTGCAGAGAGCTTATGATGGGCTTGAGAATAAAGAGTTGGTTGAAGGTGGAGTGAAGTTGGAGGCTGAGAAGGATGATGGGTTGAATGATTGTGCGCCTTCGTTGAGATATGCTGTGCGGAGACTCATTCGGGGTGTTTCTTCCTCAAGAGAG TGCGCAAGACAAGGGTTTGCGTTAGGTCTAACTACTTTAGTAAGTACCATTCCCAGCATCAAGGTGAACTCATTGCTGAAACTCATTGTTGATTTCTTAGAGGTGTCTTCGTCAATGAAGGGTCAG GAACAAAGGGATCATCTTTTGGGTCGCTTATTTGCTTATGGTGCTCTTGCCCGATCAGGAAGACTAGCTGAGGAGTGGGTTTCTGATAGAAATACTCCGCTCATAAAGGAATTCACTAGTCTTCTCATTGCCCTTGCATCAAAGAAGCGATACTTGCAAGAGCCTTCCGTTTTGGTTATTTTAGACTTGATTGAAAAG TTGCACTCAGAAGCCTTGCTGAATCAAGTTCTAGAGGCCCCAGGACTTCATGAGTGGCTTGAAGGAGCTATTGAAGTTGGAAATCCTGATGCTTTGCTTCTGGCTCTGAAAATCAGAGAAAAAGTTTCTGCTGACAGTGCAAGATTTGGGAGACTTTTGCCAGATCCATTCACTCCGAACAAACTTTTTGCTGCTGACCATCTGTCTTCTCTTGCTAATTGCTTGAAG GAATCAACTTTTTGTCAGCCTCGTGTACACAATGTGTGGCCTGTTCTGGTAAACATTCTTCTACCTGATAGAGTCTTACAGGCTGAAGATGCAATGTCTGTTTCAAATTCCTTAAAGAAGCATAAAAAGAATCGAAAGTCTAGCTCTTCTGACGAAGAGATTGCAAAGAACTTCCAGTGCTTCTGCGAGGTGATTATTGAAGGATCCCTTCTCCCATCATCTCATGACCGCAAACACTTGGCCTTTGATGTTCTGCTTCTTCTCCTACCAAGGTTGCCTGCATCTTTTATTCCGATTAGTCTGTCTTCCAAACTTGTTCAGTGCATGATTGATATACTTTCTACGAAGGATTCTTGGCTCTATAAAGTTGTGCAacattttcttaaaaaattatCTGATTGGGTTGGGAACGATGATGTGAGAAGGGTTTCTGTCATTGTGGCTTTACAGAAACACAGCAATGGTAAATTTGATTGCATTACACGAACAAAAACAGTTAAGGATCTGATGGCAGATTTCAGAACTGAATCTGGTTGCATGCTGTTTATTCAGAACTTGTTGAACATGTTTGTGGATGAAAGTCATGCTTCTGAGGAACCTTCAGATCAGAGTCAAACAACGGATGACAATTCAGAGATAGGTTCTGTTGAAGACAAGGATTCAGTTGGAACCATGggaaattctgattttttgaaaacatGGATTGTTGAATCCCTCCCTGGTATATTGAAAAATTTGAAGCTGGATGCTGAAGCAAAGTTTAGGgttcaaaaagaaattttgaaGTTTCTAGCAGTTCAGGGATTGTTCACTGCATCTCTTGGCACTGAACTGACATCCTTTGAATTAGGAGAGAAATTTAGGTGGCCAAAAGCAGCCACCTCGAGTGCTCTTTGCAGGATTTGTATTGAGCAGCTCCAGTTATTGTTGGCAAATGCTCAGAAAGGAGAGGGGCCACGTGCTTTGCCAAATTGCCTTGAGCCAAATGATCTTGGCTCGTACTTTATGCGGTTTCTTAGCACTTTGTGCAATATTCCTTCAATTTCTCTCTTTCGGCCTTTGGaaactgaagaagaagacacactgaaaaaaatacaaggaaTGGAAACTTCACTTTCAAGAGAG GAAAGGAATTGTGGGCTTAGTGGCGATGCAATTAGGTTGCATGCATTAAGATACTTGCTCATCCAGCTGCTTTTGGAATTGCTCCTTCGACCAAAGGAATACTTAGACGCAGTCTCTGAGCTTATTATATGTTGTAAGAAAGCTTTCCCTGATCTCCTTGATTCTCCTGGAGAAGATGGCTTGGATGGTGATGATACTCCTGCGGTAATGGATGTTCTTGTGGATACATTGCTTTCATTGCTGCCACAGTCATCAGCTCCTATGCGAACTTCTATTGAGCAG GTTTTTAAATCCTTCTGTGATGATATCACGGATGATGGTCTGTTGAGGATGTTGATGGTCATTAAGAAGAACTTGAAACCTGCTAGACATGAGAAGAAGGCTGATAGGGACAACATTAGTGACGACGACAATGACGATGATTTTATTAAcattgaagaagatgaggccATTGATGCTGAGACAGGTGAAACAGGTGAGAGTGATGAGCAGTCTGATGACTCTGAGGCTGACTCTGAGGCTGTTGATGCAGTTGAGGAAGTTATCAAAGAAATTCCTGAAGCTTCTGATGAGTCTGATGGAGGATGGGATGATGATACAATGTTCCGGATGAATGCTGAGTTTGCCCAGATGTGCAAAGCGAAAAAGAATGTAGCTGGGGCTGACACTGCGCATCACCAACTCATGCTGTTTAAGCTTCGTGTTCTGTCGTTGCTAGAAATTTACCTACATGAAAATCCAG GTAAACCACAGGTTTTGTTGGTGTACTCAAACTTGGCTCAGGCATTTATTGAACCTTCTACTGCAGAAAGTAGTGAACAGCTTGGACAGCGTATATGGGGAATTCTgcaaaaaaagatatttaaagCAAAGGACTATCCTAAGGGTGAAGATGTGGAGCTACGCACCTTAGAATCTTTGTTGCAAAAGAACTTAAAGTTGGCATCAAAACCaatcaagagaaagaaatCTGCAGCCAACCTGCCCAAGAAGAAACAGTCAGCCTCCTGGAACCGACCCAAAATGATTTCTGCCCTTGCACAGGGCTCCACTTTCTGGATTTTGAAGATAACTGAAGCAAAAGGTTTTTCAGAGACTGAGCTGCAGGGTGTTTTTGATATTTTCCAGGGTGTTCTAGTAGAATATTTCAGTAGTAAAAAGTCTCAAAtcaaatctgaatttttgaaagaaatatTTAGAAGGCGGCCATGGATAGGGCACCAtctttttggtttccttttggAGAAATGTGGCAGTTCAAAGTCAGATTTCCGACGAGTAGAAGCACTTGATTTGGTGAGTGAAATATTGAAGTCCCTGGGTTCCACTGATGGAAGCGGCCAGGAAGCGTTGAAGAACATTATGAAAAGCCATCTACAGAAACTCTGTCGTTTGGTAGAGCAATTGTTGACAAATATGCCAGAAAAGCAGTCAAGACGGGCTGAAGCGCGGAAGTTTTGTATCAGGATTCTTCAGATGATAACAACCCTTAAGCTGACCAAGTCTTTCCTTAAAAATTTAGCCCCAGATGCTCATACCAAGTGCGAATCGCAACTTGGTGGTCAATTTATtaatatgaagaagataaTGAATGAGTAA
- the LOC117637062 gene encoding transcription factor GTE7-like encodes MASAVLANRNEPNWPQQPRGGGAGAGGFMGKVPFSSSNSNRNPNPNKRQFKADRPDFNDESPAVTQTASDDASSINHHRRSNTNDMNFVQAQYVSFNIASCSRKELVELKGRLLSELDQIRILKNRIEAGDFNPKPPHKKPIGNKKIAGSKRPLPIAHGKESNSNSKRSHLENGNLMKNCGLILSKLMKHKHAWIFNKPVDVVTMGLHDYYDIIKNPMDLGTVKTNLAKGIYSSPFDFAADVRLTFENAMRYNPQGHEVYGFADLLRLRFEELFQPLNEKSGDGFRSEKGSDEELQASSWNHVEPERVPKRETPVRIEKKPELVRPPPVRAPPVQAPVSSSNPDPSLVQSSPVRKNSQVKGPGVKPLKQPKPKAKDPNKREMSMEEKHKLGVGLQSLPQDKMEQVVQIIKKRNGHLKQDGDEIELDIEAVDTETLWELDRLVTNWKKMVSKIKRQALMGNNNSNSNSNIASNRGHEEVPASEKVDVAATTEPKRAKKGEAGDEDVDIGDDMPMSSFPPVEIEKDVGGGHASSDSSSSSSSSSSGSSSSSDSDSGSSSGSDSDDDNAQS; translated from the exons ATGGCGTCCGCCGTCTTAGCGAACCGGAACGAACCCAATTGGCCGCAGCAGCCCCGAGGTGGAGGAGCCGGAGCCGGAGGATTCATGGGGAAGGtccccttttcttcttcaaacaGTAACCgtaaccctaaccctaacaAGCGACAATTCAAAGCTGACCGGCCCGATTTCAACGATGAGTCGCCGGCCGTCACCCAGACAGCCTCAGACGACGCGTCGTCGATCAACCACCATCGCCGATCAAACACAAACGACATGAATTTCGTACAGGCCCAATACGTCAGCTTCAACATCGCGAGCTGCTCGAGAAAGGAGCTGGTGGAGCTAAAGGGCCGTCTTCTCTCGGAGCTAGACCAGATTCGCATTCTCAAGAATCGAATCGAGGCCGGCGACTTCAACCCTAAGCCGCCCCACAAGAAGCCCATCGGCAACAAGAAGATTGCTGGGTCGAAACGACCTTTGCCGATTGCTCACGGAAAGGAAtcaaattccaattccaagCGGTCTCATTTGGAGAATGGGAATTTGATGAAGAATTGTGGCTTGATTTTGTCCAAGCTGATGAAGCACAAGCACGCATGGATCTTCAACAAGCCAGTCGACGTTGTGACTATGGGGCTTCACGATTACTACGACATAATCAAGAATCCCATGGATCTTGGCACCGTGAAGACGAATCTCGCCAAGGGTATCTATTCTTCGCCGTTCGATTTCGCTGCAGATGTGAGATTGACTTTCGAGAATGCCATGCGGTACAATCCCCAAGGACACGAGGTCTATGGGTTTGCCGATCTGCTTCGATTGAGGTTTGAGGAGTTGTTTCAGCCTCTGAACGAGAAATCGGGAGATGGGTTTCGGTCGGAAAAGGGTTCTGACGAGGAGTTGCAGGCGAGTTCTTGGAACCATGTTGAGCCGGAGAGGGTTCCAAAGAGGGAGACACCTGTACGGATCGAGAAAAAGCCTGAGCTTGTTCGGCCTCCCCCAGTTCGAGCGCCGCCGGTTCAGGCCCCAGTGAGCTCATCGAACCCAGACCCATCATTGGTGCAATCGTCACCGGTACGGAAGAATTCACAGGTAAAGGGCCCAGGTGTGAAGCCGTTGAAGCAGCCTAAGCCCAAGGCTAAGGACCCAAATAAGAGGGAGATGAGTATGGAGGAGAAGCACAAGTTGGGAGTTGGGTTGCAGAGTTTGCCTCAGGACAAGATGGAGCAGGTTGTGCAGATTATAAAGAAGAGGAATGGGCATTTGAAGCAGGATGGGGATGAGATTGAGCTTGACATTGAGGCGGTTGATACAGAGACCCTTTGGGAGCTTGATCGGCTTGTGACCaattggaagaagatggtTAGCAAGATTAAGCGGCAAGCATTGATGggcaacaacaacagcaacagcaataGCAACATTGCTTCCAACAGAGGCCACGAG GAAGTACCTGCAAGTGAGAAAGTTGATGTTGCAGCAACTACAGAGCCAAAGAGGGCAAAGAAAGGTGAAGCAGGAGACGAAGATGTGGACATTGGTGATGACATGCCAATGAGCAGCTTTCCACCAGTTGAGATTGAGAAAGATGTTGGGGGAGGCCATGCCAGTAGTGATAGCTCAAGTAGCTCCAGCAGTTCCAGCAGTGGTTCCTCCTCATCAAGCG ATTCAGATTCTGGTAGTTCATCAGGGAGTGACTCAGATGATGATAATGCTCAGTCCTAG